Proteins from one Candidatus Desulfovibrio trichonymphae genomic window:
- a CDS encoding catalase-related domain-containing protein: MDSYEPKDDATDDCFYQAGDLYRLMTEDKKVILIDNTARNIAEVTANIKYRHVEHGNSEFADKHSHSN, translated from the coding sequence ATGGATTCATACGAACCCAAGGATGACGCGACGGATGACTGCTTTTATCAGGCCGGAGATCTTTACCGCCTCATGACCGAGGACAAAAAAGTTATTCTTATCGACAATACAGCACGGAACATTGCCGAAGTCACGGCAAACATCAAGTATCGCCACGTTGAACACGGCAACAGCGAATTTGCCGACAAACATTCTCACAGTAACTGA
- the obgE gene encoding GTPase ObgE: MRFVDETKIQVRAGKGGHGCVSFRREKFVPRGGPDGGDGGDGGSVVIQADSHLLSLYDLRVRRLYKAQNGQPGQGSRCNGKKGEDLVLALPVGTLVFVVGPDGERLLADLNESGLRVTAARGGRGGKGNEHFKSATIRAPRFAQPGEPGEEHSLRLELKILADAGLIGLPNAGKSTFISRISSARPKIAAYSFTTLAPNLGVMIDTVDPDRRMVIADIPGLIEGAHTGHGLGSRFLKHVERTRFLVHILSVEDVDDANPWACFALINEELRRFDAKLAERRQIEVVNKIDLVNKNRLVALKGRAAADGRRMFFISALHSENLEELLAEIWRLRDAVGSNMPLTHIAREEAAVDGEDEFPEIEVRYTRE, from the coding sequence ATGCGTTTTGTGGATGAAACGAAAATTCAGGTGCGCGCGGGCAAGGGGGGGCACGGCTGCGTGTCTTTCCGAAGGGAAAAGTTTGTGCCGCGCGGCGGGCCGGACGGCGGCGACGGCGGCGACGGCGGTTCTGTGGTCATCCAGGCTGACAGCCACCTGCTTTCGCTTTACGACCTTCGCGTCAGACGTCTGTATAAGGCGCAAAATGGGCAGCCGGGGCAGGGCAGCCGGTGCAACGGCAAAAAAGGTGAAGACCTTGTGCTTGCCCTGCCCGTGGGAACGCTGGTTTTTGTCGTGGGCCCGGATGGCGAACGTCTGCTTGCCGATCTGAACGAATCAGGCCTGCGCGTGACGGCGGCAAGGGGCGGACGCGGCGGCAAGGGCAACGAACATTTTAAATCCGCCACCATACGCGCGCCGCGTTTTGCCCAGCCGGGCGAGCCCGGAGAAGAACATTCTCTCAGGCTGGAACTAAAAATCCTGGCGGACGCCGGGCTGATAGGCCTGCCGAACGCGGGAAAATCCACCTTTATTTCACGCATATCCTCTGCCAGACCTAAAATTGCGGCCTATTCCTTCACAACGCTTGCCCCCAATCTGGGGGTGATGATTGATACGGTCGACCCGGACAGACGCATGGTGATTGCCGACATTCCCGGTCTTATTGAGGGCGCGCACACCGGGCATGGGCTTGGCAGCCGTTTTTTGAAACATGTGGAACGCACCCGTTTTCTCGTGCATATTCTGAGCGTTGAAGATGTGGACGATGCCAATCCCTGGGCCTGTTTTGCATTGATCAATGAGGAATTGCGGCGTTTTGACGCGAAGCTGGCCGAACGGCGCCAGATAGAAGTTGTCAATAAAATTGATCTCGTGAACAAAAACCGGCTTGTCGCGCTGAAAGGCCGCGCCGCAGCGGATGGCCGCCGCATGTTTTTTATTTCGGCCTTGCACAGCGAAAATCTGGAAGAACTGCTTGCCGAAATCTGGCGCTTGCGCGATGCCGTAGGAAGCAACATGCCCCTCACGCACATTGCGCGGGAAGAAGCAGCAGTGGATGGGGAAGATGAATTCCCTGAAATTGAAGTAAGGTACACGCGGGAATGA
- the proB gene encoding glutamate 5-kinase: MTTRGTGLNADRRRERALALAHARTVVIKVGSAVLSNSQGLDTDVMAELARQMAVVRNAAAGRRLVLVSSGAVAAGRAVLAANGQKVEAAGLAARQAAAAVGQGRLIRVWEDSFAVHGISTAQMLLTRDDLRARARFLNIRNTVAALLHAGVLPIVNENDTVSVSGLKFGDNDCLASLLVNLADADIFINLTSAPGVLAADPRRTPDAPVMEYIDDAAALDLKQLCGGKTEAGSGGMYSKLLAAGRAAQIGVPTLIVQGRAPDVLIRAFDLELAGDGDAPTFFDACQGTWVFPARQAIPHRKFWIAYQSEPAGDVLVDAGAANALLRTGGSLLPGGVHAVEGSFQKGALVRVIHEGQTLGVGLSNYSAAYLKKIMGLKRHEVAAILGDAHYPEVIHRDNLLLDAAV; encoded by the coding sequence ATGACTACACGCGGGACAGGTCTGAACGCAGACCGGCGACGGGAGCGCGCACTGGCGCTGGCGCATGCCCGTACAGTGGTGATCAAGGTGGGAAGCGCCGTTTTGAGCAACTCACAAGGCCTTGATACCGACGTCATGGCTGAACTCGCGCGCCAGATGGCGGTTGTGCGAAACGCAGCGGCCGGCCGGCGTCTTGTACTGGTTTCATCCGGGGCTGTGGCCGCCGGCCGTGCGGTTTTGGCCGCCAACGGGCAAAAAGTGGAGGCCGCAGGTCTCGCCGCTCGCCAAGCGGCGGCAGCTGTGGGACAGGGGCGGCTTATACGCGTCTGGGAAGACTCTTTTGCCGTGCACGGCATCTCCACAGCACAGATGCTGCTGACCAGGGACGACTTGCGCGCGCGCGCGCGTTTTCTTAACATCCGCAATACGGTGGCGGCATTGCTGCACGCCGGCGTGCTGCCCATAGTCAATGAAAACGACACGGTTTCCGTGAGCGGGCTTAAATTCGGCGATAATGACTGTCTTGCAAGTCTGCTTGTCAACCTTGCAGACGCAGATATTTTTATCAATCTTACTTCCGCGCCCGGCGTGTTGGCCGCCGACCCCAGGCGCACGCCGGACGCGCCGGTCATGGAATATATTGACGACGCGGCGGCTCTTGATCTCAAACAGTTGTGCGGCGGCAAAACCGAAGCCGGATCCGGGGGGATGTATTCAAAACTGCTGGCAGCCGGACGAGCCGCGCAAATCGGCGTGCCCACCCTGATTGTGCAGGGGCGCGCGCCCGACGTGCTGATCCGCGCGTTTGATCTTGAGCTTGCCGGCGACGGGGATGCTCCCACATTTTTTGACGCGTGTCAGGGCACATGGGTGTTCCCTGCGCGGCAGGCCATACCGCATCGTAAATTCTGGATAGCCTATCAGTCGGAACCGGCCGGCGATGTGCTGGTGGACGCCGGCGCCGCAAACGCCTTGCTGCGCACGGGCGGCAGCCTTTTGCCCGGCGGCGTGCACGCCGTTGAGGGCTCGTTTCAAAAGGGGGCGCTGGTGCGCGTGATCCATGAAGGGCAAACTCTGGGTGTGGGCCTTTCCAACTACAGCGCGGCATATCTGAAAAAAATTATGGGCCTCAAACGCCACGAAGTGGCGGCCATACTGGGCGACGCGCATTACCCGGAAGTCATCCACCGGGATAATCTGCTGCTTGACGCGGCGGTTTAG
- a CDS encoding 2-oxoacid:acceptor oxidoreductase family protein → MSEYQDVIIAGFGGQGVMIIGNLLAQAGLEQGFEVSFIPVYGAEMRGGTANCTVVLDTRPIGSPIVREPLSTIVLNEPSLIKFQPCLDKKGVQIVNVSLIDKSLVSREVSSVYIPANDIAHGIGDVRLASMVALGAWLHATDALPLQAVQEALSRVVSAHYAKLIPINASALEAGWDFA, encoded by the coding sequence ATGTCTGAGTACCAGGACGTGATCATAGCCGGTTTCGGCGGGCAGGGAGTAATGATAATCGGCAATCTGCTGGCGCAGGCCGGTCTGGAGCAAGGCTTTGAAGTGAGCTTTATTCCGGTGTACGGCGCGGAAATGCGCGGCGGCACGGCAAATTGCACCGTGGTGCTGGACACCCGGCCCATCGGTTCGCCAATCGTGCGCGAACCCCTTTCCACCATTGTGCTCAATGAGCCTTCGCTGATAAAATTTCAGCCGTGCCTTGACAAAAAAGGCGTGCAGATTGTCAACGTCTCGCTTATAGACAAAAGTCTTGTCAGCCGGGAAGTAAGCAGCGTGTACATCCCGGCCAACGACATTGCGCACGGGATCGGCGATGTCAGACTCGCCAGCATGGTGGCGCTCGGCGCGTGGCTTCACGCCACAGATGCGTTGCCGCTGCAGGCGGTGCAGGAAGCCCTGAGCCGCGTTGTGAGCGCGCACTACGCCAAGCTGATTCCGATCAACGCGTCGGCGCTGGAAGCCGGCTGGGATTTCGCCTAA
- a CDS encoding thiamine pyrophosphate-dependent enzyme, whose translation MSQTDKRLRPRNDEKLVFDANPVLNERVTHYCPGCHHGIAHRLVSEVLHDLGVADKTILVASVGCAAFTYDYLNVDSVEAPHGRACAVATGVRRARPDAVVFTYQGDGDMAAIGIGESLHAANRGEKITAVFINNTVYGMTGGQMAPTTLLGQKTTTSKQGRSLSNEGGPIRLAEIMAQLQGVTYSARCALDSVKHVREAKKAVRVAFDAQIAGLGFSFVELLSGCPTNWHLDPVAANKRIANDMIPVFPLGVFKDVADESVEGKNV comes from the coding sequence ATGAGCCAGACAGATAAGCGCCTGCGCCCGCGAAACGACGAAAAACTTGTTTTTGACGCGAATCCTGTGCTCAATGAGCGCGTTACCCATTATTGCCCCGGCTGTCACCACGGCATTGCCCACCGTCTTGTCAGCGAGGTGCTGCACGATCTCGGCGTTGCGGATAAAACCATTCTTGTGGCCTCCGTCGGGTGCGCTGCCTTTACATATGACTACCTTAACGTGGACAGCGTGGAAGCCCCGCACGGGCGGGCCTGCGCCGTAGCCACAGGCGTACGCCGCGCACGGCCGGACGCCGTTGTCTTTACCTATCAGGGAGACGGAGACATGGCCGCAATAGGCATTGGAGAATCCCTGCACGCGGCCAACAGGGGCGAAAAAATAACCGCCGTTTTTATCAACAATACCGTTTACGGCATGACAGGCGGCCAGATGGCTCCCACCACCCTGCTCGGACAAAAAACAACAACCTCAAAGCAGGGTAGAAGCCTCAGCAATGAAGGCGGTCCCATACGGCTTGCTGAAATCATGGCCCAGCTTCAGGGCGTGACATATTCGGCGCGTTGCGCTCTGGACAGCGTCAAGCACGTTCGTGAGGCCAAAAAGGCTGTGCGCGTGGCCTTTGACGCGCAGATCGCCGGGCTCGGCTTCAGTTTTGTGGAGCTGCTTTCCGGCTGTCCCACCAACTGGCATCTGGATCCTGTTGCGGCCAACAAACGCATTGCCAACGATATGATTCCCGTTTTTCCTTTAGGTGTCTTCAAGGATGTTGCCGACGAATCAGTGGAAGGCAAAAATGTCTGA
- the vorB gene encoding 3-methyl-2-oxobutanoate dehydrogenase subunit VorB: MSEADRVLIKGNEAVAFGAVDAGCRCYFGYPITPQNEVPELLSSLIPENGGAFVQAESEVGAINMLLGAGACGVAAMTSSSSCGISLMQEGISYMAGSHIPGVIINMSRGGPGLGDIGPSQGDYFQAVKGGGHGDHRNLVLAPSSAQECYDFMFRAFALAFAWQNPVMILGDAIVAQIKEPVRRVPPAGTHKPEAMSDLARAWRIEGFGGRGQNAVPRLLKSVYLVEGALADRNRLLLQKYTDMRREALFDSEYTDDAELVVVAFGSIARIARSAVRRLRAEGRKVGLFRPVSLYPFPEEALRSRARGRRFLVIEQNTGQMLEDVRLALNGVSSVLWHGVMPGLFIGASELIDPILQAVKEKS, translated from the coding sequence ATGAGCGAGGCTGACCGCGTGCTGATCAAGGGCAACGAAGCTGTGGCCTTCGGCGCTGTAGACGCCGGATGCCGCTGTTATTTCGGTTATCCCATCACGCCGCAAAACGAAGTGCCGGAGCTTCTTTCTTCTCTCATTCCTGAAAATGGCGGCGCTTTTGTCCAGGCGGAGAGCGAGGTCGGCGCGATCAACATGCTGCTTGGAGCGGGCGCCTGCGGTGTTGCCGCCATGACATCCTCATCAAGCTGCGGCATTTCGCTGATGCAGGAGGGCATCTCCTACATGGCAGGCAGCCATATTCCAGGAGTCATCATCAATATGTCGCGCGGCGGGCCCGGCCTCGGCGACATCGGCCCATCTCAGGGTGATTATTTTCAGGCAGTGAAAGGCGGCGGCCACGGCGACCACCGCAATCTGGTGCTGGCGCCATCCTCGGCGCAGGAATGCTATGATTTCATGTTCCGTGCCTTTGCTCTGGCCTTTGCCTGGCAAAACCCCGTTATGATTCTCGGCGACGCCATTGTGGCCCAAATCAAGGAGCCGGTGCGCCGCGTCCCCCCCGCGGGGACGCACAAACCGGAAGCCATGAGCGATCTCGCGAGAGCCTGGCGCATAGAAGGCTTTGGCGGGCGCGGGCAAAACGCCGTTCCCCGCCTGCTCAAATCCGTGTATCTGGTCGAGGGCGCGCTTGCCGATCGCAATCGCCTTTTGCTGCAAAAATATACGGACATGCGCCGCGAAGCGCTGTTCGACTCTGAATATACAGACGATGCCGAGCTTGTTGTGGTAGCCTTCGGCTCAATAGCCCGCATTGCGCGTAGCGCCGTACGCCGTCTGCGTGCTGAAGGACGCAAAGTGGGCCTGTTCAGACCAGTGAGCCTCTACCCCTTCCCGGAAGAAGCCCTGCGCTCTCGCGCGAGGGGCCGTCGTTTTCTTGTCATAGAGCAAAACACCGGTCAGATGCTTGAAGATGTGCGTCTTGCCTTGAACGGCGTTTCATCCGTACTCTGGCACGGCGTCATGCCTGGCCTGTTTATCGGCGCGAGCGAGCTGATTGACCCTATTCTTCAGGCAGTCAAGGAGAAATCATAA
- a CDS encoding 4Fe-4S dicluster domain-containing protein yields the protein MSRVVFLEERCKGCRLCVDACPAGILRPSGRFNRQGYEVMETEGACTGCASCAIMCPDTAIRVFKSAKPKGEAS from the coding sequence ATGTCACGAGTTGTTTTTCTGGAAGAACGGTGCAAAGGTTGCCGCCTTTGCGTGGATGCCTGCCCAGCGGGTATTCTGCGGCCTTCAGGCCGTTTCAATCGCCAAGGCTACGAAGTGATGGAAACGGAAGGCGCATGTACAGGCTGTGCTTCGTGCGCCATTATGTGCCCGGATACGGCCATACGTGTTTTTAAAAGCGCAAAGCCCAAAGGGGAGGCGTCATGA
- the queA gene encoding tRNA preQ1(34) S-adenosylmethionine ribosyltransferase-isomerase QueA, with translation MTPDEADFLLSSYQYELPPEQIAQFPPEKRGSSRLLVMQRAGELALAHKNFNDLPDCLPDKALLVVNNARVLQARLTGARATGGKADFLLLTPLPIVLKRARCDAAAADNAFYAEVKGLLRAGGSVRDGESLHFGAGISVTVLETAPFGVRRVRLSWREDLAASFATAGHIPLPPYIKRPDNEEDAARYQTIYAANSKTGAVAAPTAGLHFTPLLRESLTAKGFEWVEITLYVGYGTFSPVRCEDIRSYNMYKEYIEIQEDAANAIIKARAQGRPVLAVGTTSARALEGVAELCGKVRPYTGWTDIFLCPGKKFRVVDALLTNFHLPKSSLLMLVSAFAGRERVLAAYTEGVRGGYRFFSYGDAMLLR, from the coding sequence ATGACACCCGATGAAGCAGATTTTTTGCTGAGCAGTTATCAGTATGAGCTTCCGCCGGAGCAGATTGCACAGTTCCCGCCAGAAAAACGTGGTTCATCCCGCCTGCTTGTTATGCAACGGGCAGGCGAACTGGCGCTTGCCCACAAAAATTTTAACGACCTGCCGGACTGCCTGCCTGACAAAGCGTTGCTTGTGGTCAACAATGCGCGCGTTTTGCAGGCGCGCCTTACAGGAGCGCGCGCCACCGGCGGCAAGGCGGATTTTTTGCTGCTCACGCCCTTGCCCATTGTGCTGAAACGCGCGCGGTGCGATGCGGCCGCCGCAGACAACGCTTTTTACGCTGAAGTCAAAGGGCTTTTACGCGCCGGCGGCAGCGTGCGCGACGGAGAAAGTCTCCACTTCGGCGCGGGCATAAGCGTCACCGTGCTGGAAACAGCCCCGTTCGGCGTGCGCCGCGTGCGCCTCAGCTGGCGCGAAGATCTGGCCGCATCCTTTGCGACGGCGGGGCACATCCCGCTGCCGCCCTATATCAAACGCCCTGACAATGAAGAAGATGCGGCCCGCTACCAGACCATCTATGCCGCAAACAGCAAAACAGGCGCCGTGGCCGCGCCGACGGCTGGGCTGCATTTTACGCCGCTCCTGCGGGAAAGCCTGACGGCAAAAGGCTTTGAATGGGTTGAAATCACCCTCTATGTGGGGTACGGAACATTCAGCCCTGTACGATGTGAAGACATACGTAGCTATAATATGTACAAAGAGTATATTGAAATTCAAGAAGACGCGGCAAACGCCATTATTAAGGCGCGGGCACAGGGCCGGCCAGTGCTGGCCGTGGGCACGACAAGCGCCCGCGCGTTGGAAGGGGTGGCGGAACTGTGCGGTAAAGTCCGGCCGTATACAGGCTGGACAGATATTTTTCTCTGCCCGGGTAAAAAATTTCGTGTTGTGGACGCGTTGCTGACCAATTTTCACCTGCCGAAATCGTCCTTGCTCATGCTTGTTTCCGCCTTTGCTGGGCGTGAGCGCGTACTGGCGGCTTATACGGAAGGAGTGCGCGGGGGCTATCGTTTTTTTTCATATGGCGACGCCATGCTGCTGCGTTGA